Proteins from a genomic interval of Stigmatopora nigra isolate UIUO_SnigA chromosome 19, RoL_Snig_1.1, whole genome shotgun sequence:
- the LOC144213033 gene encoding claudin-3-like, with product MSMGTELVGICLGVLGFIMSIVTCALPMWKVTAFVGANIITAQTIWEGLWMNCVTQSTGQMQCKLYDSMLALPQDLQAARAMMIVAIILGVLGALVSVMGAKCTNCIEEEGAKARVMIASGVLFLLAGLLVLIPACWTAHVVVRNFYNPILTNPQRRELGASLYIGWGASALLLIGGAILCSSCPPKEQRYKAPRMAYSAPRSNNTGYDRKDYV from the coding sequence ATGTCGATGGGGACGGAGCTGGTGGGCATATGCCTAGGCGTGCTGGGCTTCATCATGTCCATCGTGACCTGTGCGTTACCCATGTGGAAGGTAACGGCGTTCGTGGGTGCCAACATCATCACAGCGCAGACCATCTGGGAGGGCCTGTGGATGAACTGCGTGACGCAGAGCACGGGCCAAATGCAGTGCAAGTTGTATGACTCCATGCTGGCTCTGCCTCAAGATTTACAGGCGGCGCGTGCCATGATGATCGTGGCCATCATCCTGGGCGTCCTCGGAGCGCTAGTGTCGGTGATGGGCGCCAAGTGCACCAACTGCATCGAGGAAGAGGGTGCCAAAGCCCGGGTGATGATTGCGTCCGGCGTGCTCTTCCTCTTAGCCGGGTTGCTGGTACTCATTCCGGCCTGTTGGACCGCCCACGTGGTGGTGCGCAACTTCTACAATCCCATCCTGACCAACCCGCAGCGCCGCGAGCTAGGCGCTTCACTTTACATCGGCTGGGGGGCCTCTGCCCTGCTACTGATTGGGGGGGCCATCTTGTGCAGTAGCTGCCCACCTAAAGAGCAACGTTACAAAGCCCCCAGGATGGCATACTCGGCGCCGCGCAGTAACAACACTGGATACGACCGCAAGGACTACGTGTGA
- the LOC144213032 gene encoding claudin-4-like, giving the protein MSSFGLELLGVTVALLGWVLSVVSCALPMWRVSAFIGANIVTAQVYWEGLWMSCVFQSTGQMQCKVYDSMLSLPQDLQAARALTVVSIILGVLALLISLVGAKCTNCIEDESVKAKVTITSGVAFITASLTQLVPVSWAANTIVVEFYSPIVQLGQKMEIGAALYLGWAAAALLLVGGAILCCSCPPREETSGRYGIRPVSRVAYSAAPARSVAHSSYNRKDYV; this is encoded by the coding sequence ATGTCGTCTTTTGGCTTGGAGCTTCTGGGCGTGACGGTGGCACTGTTGGGTTGGGTCCTGAGCGTTGTGAGCTGTGCGCTGCCTATGTGGCGGGTTTCAGCTTTTATCGGCGCCAACATCGTGACGGCGCAGGTGTACTGGGAAGGTCTATGGATGAGCTGCGTTTTCCAGAGCACGGGCCAAATGCAGTGCAAGGTCTACGACTCCATGCTGTCACTTCCGCAGGACCTACAGGCGGCGCGTGCTCTCACCGTGGTTTCCATCATCCTGGGAGTTCTGGCTTTGCTCATCTCTTTGGTTGGTGCCAAGTGCACCAACTGCATTGAAGACGAGAGCGTCAAAGCCAAGGTGACCATCACATCCGGGGTGGCCTTCATCACGGCGTCGCTAACTCAGCTGGTGCCTGTTTCCTGGGCGGCCAACACCATCGTGGTGGAGTTCTACAGTCCCATCGTCCAGTTGGGACAAAAGATGGAAATCGGCGCAGCACTGTACTTGGGCTGGGCTGCTGCCGCGCTGCTGCTTGTGGGAGGGGCCATCCTGTGCTGTAGTTGCCCCCCTCGTGAGGAGACGTCCGGGAGGTACGGGATTCGCCCCGTCAGCCGTGTGGCCTACTCGGCCGCCCCGGCCAGGTCCGTCGCTCACAGTTCCTACAACAGGAAGGACTACGTGTGA
- the LOC144213031 gene encoding sn-1-specific diacylglycerol lipase ABHD11-like, giving the protein MTLLCHLVQATRPRPRFVPLLSRPPCRLPPGRRLANSASLSSTSSTVNLTYDVFDGKSDSSTPLVFLHGLFGSKSNFQSIAKSLVQRTGRKVLTVDARNHGNSPHHPELTYEAMSGDLLQLLTQLHIDKCILIGHSMGGKTAMTTALTQPALVERLVVVDISPAQSNTRSDFHLYIDAMRDVNVPSDLPRSTARRSAEDQLRHRVKEHSLRQFLLTNLVERNGRYAWRVNLDAVSTHLDDLMSFPSVDSTYQGPTLFLGGAKSPYISSEDYPKIERLFPCASIQYIPDAGHWIHAEKPLDFISSVVTFLRS; this is encoded by the exons ATGACCCTCTTGTGCCACTTGGTCCAAGCGACGAGGCCGAGACCGAGATTTGTTCCTCTCCTTTCTCGGCCACCTTGTCGCCTGCCGCCCGGACGGAGGCTCGCTAACTCGGCTAGTTTGTCCAGCACCAGCAG CACGGTCAATCTGACTTATGACGTGTTTGATGGGAAGAGCGACAGCTCCACGCCACTAGTCTTCCTACATGGCCTGTTCGGAAGCAAATCCAACTTTCAATCCATCGCCAAGTCACTGGTGCAGCGGACCGGTCGTAAG GTGCTGACCGTTGATGCCCGTAACCACGGCAACAGTCCCCACCATCCAGAGCTGACGTACGAGGCCATGAGCGGCGACCTGTTACAACTTCTCACGCAGTTGCATATCGACAAGTGCATCCTAATTGGGCACAGCATGGGCGGCAAGACGGCAATGACCACCGCCCTCACTCAG CCGGCACTGGTGGAACGGTTGGTTGTGGTGGACATCAGCCCGGCTCAGAGCAATACCAGAAGTGACTTCCACTTGTACATTGACGCCATGCGAGATGTCAACGTCCCCAGCGATCTGCCGCGCTCCACCGCCAGACGCTCGGCTGAGGACCAGCTGCGACACCGAGTGAAG GAGCACTCGTTGCGACAGTTCCTGCTCACCAACCTGGTGGAAAGAAACGGTAGGTACGCTTGGAGGGTCAACCTGGATGCAGTCTCAACACACCTTGATGATCTCATGAGTTTTCCAAGTGTTGACTCCACCTATCAAGGCCCTACGCTCTTCCTGGGGGGAGCCAAATCACCTTACATCAG CTCTGAAGATTACCCCAAAATTGAGCGTCTGTTCCCGTGCGCCAGCATTCAGTACATACCAGATGCAGGCCACTGGATTCACGCTGAAAAACCATTGGACTTCATCAGCTCTGTTGTCACCTTCCTGCGTTCCTAA